A stretch of the Nematostella vectensis chromosome 1, jaNemVect1.1, whole genome shotgun sequence genome encodes the following:
- the LOC5520349 gene encoding cyclin-dependent kinase 17 has translation MRRIKRALSLRGLKSEDVLSEYEEQFSIDGSGRNNGYSSNDSAFRDEKLEFHENDSFEPVMMRKPRSKSTLSTTSRSKRLSLPMLHYGSSMNDISGNRSPHSKSPSSLHTSPTFQEPAESMSRTTRRMSLSELGYGKMETYTKLDKLGEGTYATVFKGKSKLTDNIVALKEIRLEHEEGAPCTAIREVSLLKGLKHANIVTLHDTVHTQKSLTLVFEYLEKDLKQYMDDCGGIMSMNNVRIFLFQLLRGLDYCHKRKVLHRDLKPQNLLINDKGELKLADFGLARAKSVPTKTYSNEVVTLWYRPPDVLLGSTAYSTQIDMWGVGCIFFEMATGRPLFPGSTVEDELLLIFKVLGTPSEEVWPGISANEAFIAGKFPDYPRENLIIHAPRLDNSGLELLEKFLEYTVKDRVSAHDAMRHDYFYSLGTRCLNLGDLDSLFSLEEIRLTKDPGYRSTGRTLGPSRRRQSMLF, from the exons ATGAGGAGGATCAAGCGAGCCTTGTCTCTTCGCGGGCTAAAGAGTGAAGATGTGCTATCAGAGTATGAAGAACAATTCTCAATCGATGGCAGTGGTCGAAACAATG GATATAGTTCAAATGACAGTGCATTCAGAGATGAAAAACTGGAATTTCATGAAAATGACTCGTTTGAGCCTGTAATGATGAGAAAGCCACGTTCCAAATCT ACCCTGAGCACTACAAGTAGAAGTAAGAGATTGTCTCTTCCAATGCTACACTACGGCTCATCAATGAATGACATCTCTGGGAACCGTAGTCCTCACTCCAAGAGTCCCAGTAGCCTCCACACAAGCCCAACCTTCCAGGAGCCAGCAGAATCCATGAGTAGAACAACAAGGCGCATGTCACTG TCTGAGCTGGGTTATGGGAAAATGGAGACTTACACAAAACTGGATAAGCTTGGGGAG ggGACATATGCAACTGTTTTTAAAGGGAAAAGCAA ATTAACAGATAATATAGTAGCACTCAAAGAAATACGACTTGAACACGAGGAGGGGGCACCCTGTACAGCTATCAGAGAAG tGTCATTATTAAAGGGACTCAAGCATGCCAACATTGTGACGCTTCATGATACTGTTCACACCCAAAAATCTCTCACGCTTGTGTTTGAGTACCTG GAAAAAGATTTAAAACAATATATGGATGACTGTGGAGGAATTATGAGTATGAATAATGTTAGG atatttttatttcagttatTACGAGGGCTTGACTACTGTCATAAAAGAAAAGTTCTTCATCG GGACCTAAAGCCCCAAAATCTACTGATAAATGATAAAGGAGAGCTTAAACTAGCTGATTTTG GCCTTGCAAGAGCAAAATCTGTCCCAACAAAAACATATTCCAATGAGGTTGTTACTCTGTG GTATAGACCCCCTGATGTTCTTCTTGGCTCAACAGCTTACTCAACTCAGATCGACATGTG GGGTGTTGGGTGTATCTTTTTTGAGATGGCCACAGGTCGACCGCTGTTTCCTGGCTCAACAGTGGAAGATGAGTTGCTGTTGATTTTCAAG GTTCTTGGTACGCCATCTGAGGAAGTCTGGCCTGGTATCTCAGCAAATGAGGCATTTATTGCAG GAAAGTTTCCAGATTATCCAAGAGAAAACCTTATTATTCATGCACCAAG ATTGGACAATTCTGGTCTAGAATTACTGGAAAAGTTTTTAGAG TATACCGTCAAGGACAGGGTGTCTGCCCACGATGCCATGAGACACGACTATTTCTACAGCCTTGGGACAAGGTGTTTGAACCTTGGTGACT TGGATTCCTTATTTTCTCTTGAAGAAATTCGGCTCACCAAAGATCCTGGGTACAGATCCACTGGACGGACTTTAG gtccgTCCAGAAGAAGACAGAGTATGTTATTTTAG
- the LOC5520427 gene encoding nicolin-1 isoform X1 yields MESFKEFPCDAIIKKPVVLRVGEASSDFRSGCAVVDVLFPGTDTVNIDRISFKNNYCSSVEIRMKVYGPDSNEVWKQCIKKTKLMPEPHYEAGSQSYFEFTARDMCMPTDKVIMIRIILRQSSPHWANFGIDDLKCFPPSSLTSSPSWLSLQQDTDSVQGNKQFHQALPDPTQVSQSMQQMWAMMEEIKASQTDRLIGRFDVDGSYDINLLSYT; encoded by the exons ATGGAAAGTTTTAAGGAGTTCCCGTGCGATGCCATTATAAAAAAGCCCGTAGTTTTGCGCGTGGGGGAGGCAAGCTCGGACTTTAGATCTGGTTGCGCGGTGGTAGATGTTTTGTTTCCCGGTACGGACACTGTAAAT ATTGATAGAATATCATTTAAAAACAATTACTGCTCATCGGTGGAGATAAGGATGAAAGTTTATG GGCCAGACTCTAATGAGGTGTGGAAACAgtgcataaaaaaaacaaagcttaTGCCGGAGCCACATTATGAGGCTGGTAGTCAGAGCTACTTCGAATTTACGGCACGGGACATGTGTATGCCGACAGACAAGGTCATCATGATAAGAATAATCCTTCGACAGTCTTCCCCTCACTGGGCTAACTTTGGCATTGATGATTTGAAGTGCTTCCCTCCCTCATCACTA ACTTCATCTCCATCATGGCTTAGTCTACAACAGGATACAGATTCTGTGCAAGGCAACAAGCAATTTCACCAG GCCCTCCCAGACCCAACGCAAGTATCACAGAGCATGCAACAAATGTGGGCAATGATGGAGGAGATAAAAGCATCACAGACAGATCGACTTATTGGAAGATTTGAT GTGGATGGGAGCTATGATATCAATCTTCTGTCATACACTTGA
- the LOC5520426 gene encoding soluble lamin-associated protein of 75 kDa — MHNQQKNMAERPSPISYGKKARKLSGDDGPIPKRVKQINTPVYPVDIIKTEDDIKSIEREMEALENTSGSINCGNCGRNLTVKVIHGKSPNIIHHFIFGEASPTNHRHQILKLMCCEQGAGENHVAAVRVCGRWWTVEEMLTSNDLGRNGLRSVCTFGERLVLSMLNRVVMRYQEHSPGDPVFLSHPPNEMAKIMWISGKAVGFYTIKQKFKLIHDYCPDVWDMNVLDTIFVRTNYRHQGIATQMLEDFLASFPEQDVGLSYPLEDSLREVFFKLLTRRKEDRARVWECTMPSSCHSKVNLWLSLIHKKKSSRARLSA, encoded by the exons ATGCACAACCAACAGAAAAATATGGCCGAACGACCTTCACCGATATCCTACGGGAAAAAAGCGAGGAAACTTTCCGGTGATGACGGACCCATTCCTAAACGAGTCAAACAAATTAACACACCTGTCTACCCTGTAGATATAATCAAAACAGAAGACGATATAAAAAGTATCGAGCGAGAAATGGAGGCACTCGAGAATACTAGTGGGTCGATAAATTGTGGAAATTGTGGGCGGAACTTGACTGTTAAGGTTATTCATGGTAAATCCCCAAATATCATTCACCATTTTATTTTCGGTGAGGCCTCACCGACGAATCATAGGCACCAGATTCTCAAGTTGATGTGTTGCGAACAAGGTGCTGGGGAGAATCACGTTGCAGCTGTAAGAGTCTGTGGTCGATGGTGGACGGTTGAAGAAATGCTTACTTCCAACGACTTGGGACG AAATGGCCTAAGAAGTGTGTGTACTTTTGGTGAGCGTCTTGTATTATCAATGCTGAACAGAGTTGTGATGAGATATCAGGAACACTCTCCTGGGGATCCCGTGTTCCTATCTCACCCTCCAAATGAAATGGCCAAAATAATGTGGATATCAGGGAAAGCTGTTGGCTTTTATACCATCaagcaaaaattcaagcttatcCATGATTACTGCCCTGATGTTTGGGATATGAATGTACTAGATACAATATTTGTACGGACAAATTACAGACATCAGGGGATTGCAACTCAAATGCTTGAGGACTTTCTGGCAAGCTTCCCAGAGCAAGATGTTGGTTTATCATATCCGCTGGAAGACTCTCTTAGGGAAGTCTTTTTTAAGCTACTGACAAGGAGGAAAGAAGACAGGGCAAGAGTATGGGAATGCACAATGCCATCTTCATGCCATAGTAAGGTCAACCTCTGGCTTTCACTGATACACAAGAAGAAATCAAGCCGTGCTCGGCTCTCAGCATAA
- the LOC116603727 gene encoding uncharacterized protein LOC116603727, whose amino-acid sequence MELVCKNRFDVLQYEDSTKLLCDQQVDLADATASRHKPLDGRNEEKTLFTSESISGNKKFNHVSFSEHLTIFQDETDNSSNQLEKQIRNAPSTNIKEIKTAKETRQSSSRELYSIGGSVENNNNVGDNINNNGTVRSSWKKNRMNLKLALCSDPKEMKIVRRSSPCDSSTNVTLNRCSMTTPTGTLLPRIIRQPYCARQWRKPDICTSLGRSITKGARFIRDALGNPVVSYIVGLATSIALVPIERALFPGSCDSAGNNTVLAL is encoded by the exons ATGGAGCTGGTGTGCAAAAACAGATTTGATGTGCTTCAATATGAGGATAGCACGAAATTGTTATGTGATCAACAAGTAGACTTGGCAGATGCCACGGCGTCACGCCACAAACCCTTGGACGGAAGAAACGAAGAAAAGACTCTGTTTACAAGTGAATCGATCTCCG GTAACAAGAAGTTTAATCACGTGAGTTTCTCGGAGCACCTTACCATCTTTCAAGACGAGACGGATAACTCGTCAAACCAATTAGAAAAGCAAATCAGAAATGCCCCGTCAACAAACATCAAGGAAATAAAGACTGCAAAAGAGACAAGACAAAGTTCCTCAAGAGAGTTATACAGTATTGGAGGATCCGTCGAGAATAACAACAACGTTGGCGATAATATCAATAACAACGGCACGGTGAGATCATCTTGGAAGAAAAACAGGATGAATTTGAAGTTGGCATTGTGCTCAGACCCAAAAGAGATGAAGATAGTAAGGCGAAGTTCTCCATGTGACAGCTCTACTAACGTTACTCTGAACAG GTGCTCAATGACAACTCCAACTGGAACATTATTGCCAAGAATCATTCGGCAGCCCTATTGTGCAAGACAATGGCGCAAACCAGACATCTGCACAAGTTTAGGGCGCTCTATTACTAAAGGAGCAAGGTTCATACGTGATGCccttgggaaccctgtggtatCATATATTGTTGGTCTTGCAACTAGTATAGCTCTAGTACCAATAGAAAGGGCTTTATTTCCCGGGTCATGTGACTCTGCTGGGAACAACACAGTTTTAGCTTTGTAG
- the LOC5520427 gene encoding nicolin-1 isoform X2 — protein sequence MESFKEFPCDAIIKKPVVLRVGEASSDFRSGCAVVDVLFPGTDTVNIDRISFKNNYCSSVEIRMKVYGPDSNEVWKQCIKKTKLMPEPHYEAGSQSYFEFTARDMCMPTDKVIMIRIILRQSSPHWANFGIDDLKCFPPSSLALPDPTQVSQSMQQMWAMMEEIKASQTDRLIGRFDVDGSYDINLLSYT from the exons ATGGAAAGTTTTAAGGAGTTCCCGTGCGATGCCATTATAAAAAAGCCCGTAGTTTTGCGCGTGGGGGAGGCAAGCTCGGACTTTAGATCTGGTTGCGCGGTGGTAGATGTTTTGTTTCCCGGTACGGACACTGTAAAT ATTGATAGAATATCATTTAAAAACAATTACTGCTCATCGGTGGAGATAAGGATGAAAGTTTATG GGCCAGACTCTAATGAGGTGTGGAAACAgtgcataaaaaaaacaaagcttaTGCCGGAGCCACATTATGAGGCTGGTAGTCAGAGCTACTTCGAATTTACGGCACGGGACATGTGTATGCCGACAGACAAGGTCATCATGATAAGAATAATCCTTCGACAGTCTTCCCCTCACTGGGCTAACTTTGGCATTGATGATTTGAAGTGCTTCCCTCCCTCATCACTA GCCCTCCCAGACCCAACGCAAGTATCACAGAGCATGCAACAAATGTGGGCAATGATGGAGGAGATAAAAGCATCACAGACAGATCGACTTATTGGAAGATTTGAT GTGGATGGGAGCTATGATATCAATCTTCTGTCATACACTTGA